One segment of Castanea sativa cultivar Marrone di Chiusa Pesio chromosome 3, ASM4071231v1 DNA contains the following:
- the LOC142628046 gene encoding DNA-directed RNA polymerases I, II, and III subunit RPABC5-like, translating into MIIPVRCFTCGKVIGNKWDMYLDLLQSDYSEGDALDGLGLVRYCCRRMLMTHVDLIEKLLNYNTLERNETT; encoded by the exons ATGATAATTCCAGTTCGTTGCTTTACCTGCGGCAAG GTGATTGGAAACAAATGGGACATGTATCTTGACCTTCTCCAGTCAGATTACTCCGAAGG AGATGCACTTGATGGATTGGGGTTGGTCCGTTACTGCTGCAGAAGAATGCTTATGACTCATGTAGATCTCATTGAGAAGCTTCTGAATTACAACA CTCTGGAGAGGAACGAGACCACTTGA